Proteins found in one Subtercola endophyticus genomic segment:
- a CDS encoding FAD-binding oxidoreductase, producing MSPLSRRQFLLTAGSSVAAASLLAACSSPGPQPTGSPTGTPTGTPTQTPAGPPDWAALQAQVKGTVVLPADAAYGSVKPTENPRYDDAQPLGILQASSAADVAAGLAFATKYALPLAMRAGGHNYEGWSAGGAAGSGVAPSFVISTATLTDVTLSQDQSTVQVGAGASLAQVYNTVGNAGRAIAGGSCATVGVTGLTLGGGVGVLVRAFGLACDQLTGVEIVTADGTVHETSATTDADLFWACQGGGGGQLGIVTGLTFTTQAAPPVTTWYVEWPWSAAADVIAAWQTWAPSADNNLWSTLKLLGGETHQGDPSVSVSGTWIGDQGDLSTQIAPLLTGVSASPSTNQSFHHTYVDAMMIEAGCQNTPIAQCNTGPGGSLTREPSSGTSNIGYTTLDASGISDLIAQVNAAQNVSGMTEGGISMDALGGVVATIDPSATAFVHRKALMTVQYTATFAVGADPAPFDAYVRGFRTTMTNHWQNWAYVNYCDATVPDATTAYFGANLPRLTQLKQQYDPHGLFTQPQSF from the coding sequence ATGAGCCCCCTCTCACGCCGGCAGTTTCTGCTCACGGCCGGCAGCTCGGTCGCGGCCGCATCGTTGCTCGCCGCGTGCTCGAGCCCCGGCCCGCAGCCGACCGGCAGCCCCACCGGCACCCCCACAGGCACGCCGACACAGACCCCCGCCGGCCCGCCCGACTGGGCAGCGCTCCAGGCCCAGGTGAAAGGCACGGTCGTGCTGCCGGCTGATGCGGCCTACGGCAGCGTGAAGCCCACGGAGAATCCGCGTTATGACGACGCACAGCCGCTGGGCATCCTGCAGGCGAGTTCGGCGGCAGATGTCGCCGCGGGGCTGGCGTTCGCCACGAAATACGCTCTGCCCCTTGCCATGCGCGCTGGCGGACACAACTACGAGGGCTGGTCGGCGGGCGGCGCCGCCGGTTCCGGTGTTGCGCCCTCGTTCGTCATCAGCACGGCGACTCTCACCGACGTGACGCTCAGCCAAGACCAATCCACCGTGCAGGTGGGGGCCGGCGCATCCCTCGCCCAGGTCTACAACACGGTCGGCAACGCGGGCCGGGCCATCGCGGGCGGATCCTGCGCGACAGTCGGCGTCACCGGCCTCACCCTGGGCGGGGGAGTCGGCGTGCTCGTGCGCGCCTTCGGCCTCGCCTGCGACCAGCTCACCGGCGTCGAGATCGTCACCGCAGACGGCACCGTGCACGAAACGAGCGCGACGACCGACGCCGACCTGTTCTGGGCCTGCCAGGGCGGCGGGGGCGGGCAGCTCGGCATCGTCACCGGCCTCACCTTCACCACGCAGGCGGCTCCTCCCGTCACCACGTGGTACGTCGAGTGGCCCTGGTCGGCCGCCGCCGACGTCATCGCGGCCTGGCAGACCTGGGCGCCGAGCGCCGACAACAACCTCTGGTCGACCCTGAAGCTGCTGGGCGGCGAGACGCACCAGGGCGACCCCAGCGTCTCGGTCTCCGGAACCTGGATCGGCGACCAGGGCGACCTCTCCACCCAGATCGCCCCTCTGCTCACTGGGGTCAGTGCGTCGCCCAGCACGAACCAGTCGTTCCATCACACGTACGTCGACGCGATGATGATCGAGGCCGGCTGCCAGAACACCCCCATCGCGCAGTGCAACACCGGCCCGGGCGGGTCGCTCACCCGCGAACCCTCGTCGGGAACATCCAACATCGGCTACACGACCCTCGACGCCTCGGGTATCAGCGACCTCATCGCCCAGGTGAACGCGGCGCAGAACGTTTCGGGCATGACCGAGGGCGGCATCTCGATGGATGCCCTGGGCGGCGTCGTGGCGACGATCGACCCGAGCGCCACCGCTTTCGTGCACCGAAAAGCCCTGATGACGGTGCAGTACACCGCGACCTTCGCCGTCGGAGCAGACCCGGCGCCCTTTGACGCCTACGTTCGCGGCTTTCGCACCACCATGACGAACCACTGGCAGAACTGGGCCTACGTGAACTATTGCGACGCCACCGTTCCCGACGCCACCACCGCCTACTTCGGCGCCAACCTGCCTCGCCTCACCCAGCTCAAGCAGCAGTACGACCCGCACGGCCTCTTCACCCAGCCCCAGTCGTTCTGA
- a CDS encoding HAD-IA family hydrolase — protein MTTTRSFAAALFDMDGTLIDSTPAVDRSWTRWGEEWQMDPSFRVGMHGRPARQIIEALVPPEQVEEAFERVEQLELADVDDILVLDGATELLAALPDERRAIVTSCTRRLAAARIAGSGIPAPRTVVTIDDTSRGKPHPDPFLEGARRLGVDPHDCVVFEDAPAGLAAAKSAGCFTVAVVGTHTRAELDADLVVDRLSEVVVTLTAQGFTLTAP, from the coding sequence GTGACCACCACCCGATCCTTCGCCGCCGCCCTGTTCGACATGGACGGCACCCTCATCGACTCCACCCCTGCCGTAGACCGGTCGTGGACCCGCTGGGGCGAGGAGTGGCAGATGGATCCCTCCTTCCGCGTCGGCATGCACGGCCGCCCTGCGCGCCAGATCATCGAGGCGCTCGTGCCGCCCGAGCAGGTGGAGGAGGCGTTCGAACGGGTCGAGCAGCTCGAGCTGGCCGACGTCGACGACATCCTCGTGCTCGACGGCGCCACCGAACTACTGGCGGCCCTTCCCGACGAGCGCCGGGCCATCGTGACCTCGTGCACGCGCCGGCTCGCGGCCGCGCGTATCGCGGGGTCGGGCATCCCGGCGCCCCGCACCGTCGTCACCATCGACGACACCTCTCGCGGCAAGCCCCACCCCGACCCGTTTCTCGAAGGCGCCCGGCGCCTCGGGGTCGACCCGCACGACTGCGTGGTCTTCGAAGACGCCCCGGCTGGGCTCGCCGCGGCGAAGTCGGCCGGATGTTTCACCGTCGCCGTGGTCGGCACTCACACTCGCGCAGAACTCGACGCCGACCTCGTGGTCGACCGCCTCTCGGAGGTCGTCGTCACTCTCACGGCGCAGGGCTTTACGCTGACAGCGCCGTAA
- the dcd gene encoding dCTP deaminase, whose amino-acid sequence MLLSDRDIRTELESGRVGLAPYEPAMVQPSSVDVRLDRFFRLFDNHKYPFIDPAEDQPELTRLIEAKSDEPFILHPGEFVLGSTFEQVTLPDDIAARLEGKSSLGRLGLLTHSTAGFIDPGFSGHVTLELSNVATLPIKLWPGMKIGQLCFFQLSSPAEHPYGSTQYSSRYQGQRGPTASRSHLNFHRTDVSGDQPTLGGHD is encoded by the coding sequence GTGCTTCTCAGTGACCGCGACATCAGAACAGAACTCGAGAGCGGGCGCGTCGGGCTGGCTCCCTACGAGCCCGCCATGGTTCAGCCGTCGAGCGTCGACGTGCGACTCGACCGCTTCTTTCGCCTCTTCGACAACCACAAGTACCCCTTCATCGACCCGGCAGAAGATCAGCCCGAGCTGACCCGGCTCATCGAGGCCAAGAGCGACGAGCCGTTCATCCTGCACCCCGGCGAGTTCGTGCTCGGCTCGACGTTCGAGCAGGTCACCCTGCCCGACGACATCGCGGCCCGCCTCGAGGGCAAGAGTTCGCTCGGCCGGTTGGGCCTGCTCACACATTCCACCGCCGGATTCATCGACCCCGGGTTCTCTGGGCACGTCACGCTCGAGCTGTCGAACGTCGCGACCCTGCCCATCAAGCTCTGGCCCGGAATGAAGATCGGCCAGCTGTGCTTCTTTCAGCTCTCGTCTCCCGCCGAGCATCCGTACGGGTCTACTCAGTACAGCTCGCGCTACCAGGGCCAGCGCGGCCCGACCGCCTCGCGTTCGCACCTCAACTTTCACCGCACCGACGTCTCGGGAGACCAGCCGACGCTGGGCGGCCACGACTAG
- a CDS encoding polyprenyl synthetase family protein: MDPSDLAVAAERRQNQVDAVLDRFFALSKVRAEAVGSQYLTLWQTLERNTSGGKRFRPSMVMGAYESLGGTDYEAAAHIGAAFELLHTALIVHDDVIDRDFIRRGGVNVSGVYRDFAQTAGIPVPAAEHRGLSVAVIAGDLALFNAFRMIDKAGVADAMRQRLHDIFDEAMFASAAGELVDVDFSQLKSMPTVDEVVDMERLKTAVYSFQAPLEAGAVLAGASDDAVRSLAAFGSYVGIAYQIVDDLLGVFGDEAATGKTTIGDLREGKRTVLIAYASGRPEWIEISRWLGLPDLTRAQAGVVRRELEECGARAYAEGLARDFGTKALAELDSPALPDTVRDEFRPVLDSVLDRVR, translated from the coding sequence GTGGACCCTTCAGACCTTGCGGTTGCCGCAGAGCGCAGGCAGAACCAGGTCGACGCTGTGCTCGATCGCTTCTTCGCCCTCTCGAAGGTGCGGGCCGAAGCGGTCGGCTCGCAATACCTGACGCTGTGGCAGACCCTCGAGCGCAACACCTCGGGCGGCAAGCGCTTTCGGCCGTCGATGGTCATGGGGGCCTACGAGTCGCTCGGCGGAACGGATTACGAAGCCGCGGCGCACATCGGCGCCGCATTCGAGCTGCTGCACACGGCGCTCATCGTGCACGACGACGTCATCGATCGCGACTTCATTCGCCGTGGTGGCGTCAACGTCTCAGGCGTCTACCGCGACTTCGCGCAGACCGCGGGTATTCCGGTGCCCGCGGCCGAACACCGCGGGCTCTCGGTGGCCGTCATCGCGGGCGACCTGGCACTGTTCAACGCCTTCCGCATGATCGACAAGGCCGGCGTCGCCGACGCGATGCGCCAGCGGCTGCATGACATCTTCGACGAAGCCATGTTCGCCTCGGCGGCGGGAGAACTCGTCGACGTCGACTTCTCTCAGCTCAAGTCCATGCCCACGGTCGACGAAGTGGTCGACATGGAGCGGCTGAAGACGGCCGTCTACTCGTTCCAGGCCCCGCTCGAAGCCGGCGCCGTGCTCGCCGGGGCATCCGACGACGCGGTGCGGTCGCTTGCGGCGTTCGGCAGCTACGTGGGCATCGCCTACCAAATAGTGGATGATCTGCTCGGCGTCTTCGGCGACGAAGCCGCCACCGGCAAGACGACCATCGGCGACCTGCGTGAGGGCAAACGCACCGTGCTCATCGCGTACGCGTCGGGTCGCCCCGAGTGGATCGAGATCTCCCGCTGGCTCGGGCTGCCCGACCTGACCCGCGCCCAGGCCGGGGTGGTGCGCCGGGAACTCGAAGAGTGCGGTGCCCGAGCCTATGCCGAGGGCCTTGCGCGTGACTTCGGCACCAAGGCGCTGGCCGAGCTCGACTCGCCCGCCCTGCCCGACACGGTTCGCGACGAATTCCGCCCGGTGCTCGACTCAGTTCTCGACAGGGTGCGATGA
- a CDS encoding phytoene/squalene synthase family protein codes for MTSAARSLYDMVAAETASIVIHRYSTSFGLASRLLGRDVRQHVENIYALVRLADEVVDGVAASASLSPSAIARLLDTLEAETLEAIEVGYSTNLVVHAFALTAREVCFGAELVAPFFASMRADLTEIEHTPESFDRYVYGSAEVVGLMCLAAFLRGHIVPDARRAALVDGARHLGAAFQKINFLRDLSADFAGLGRSYFPGVNVATFSEGAKSAILDDIDNDLRIARAVLHDLPASSRRAVALAQGLFDELTTRLRSTPASVLAETRIRVPNPVKLRIAASAAAGRLPRQPPQHLAPGHPNHPPTKEPV; via the coding sequence ATGACGTCTGCTGCCCGCTCGCTGTACGACATGGTCGCCGCCGAGACCGCGAGCATCGTCATCCATCGGTACTCCACCTCGTTCGGCCTGGCCTCGCGGCTGCTCGGCAGAGACGTGCGGCAGCATGTCGAGAACATCTACGCCCTGGTGCGCCTGGCCGACGAAGTGGTCGACGGGGTTGCCGCCTCGGCGTCGCTCTCGCCCTCGGCGATAGCCCGGCTGCTCGACACCCTCGAGGCTGAGACGCTCGAAGCGATCGAGGTCGGCTACAGCACGAACCTCGTCGTGCACGCCTTCGCCCTGACCGCCCGCGAGGTGTGTTTCGGAGCCGAGCTTGTGGCGCCGTTCTTCGCTTCGATGCGCGCCGACCTGACCGAGATCGAGCACACGCCCGAGAGCTTCGACCGCTACGTGTACGGCTCTGCAGAGGTGGTGGGGCTGATGTGCCTGGCTGCATTCCTGCGCGGGCATATAGTTCCGGATGCCCGGCGGGCCGCTCTCGTCGACGGAGCCCGGCACCTCGGCGCCGCGTTCCAGAAGATCAACTTCTTGCGCGATCTCTCGGCCGACTTCGCGGGGCTCGGGCGCAGTTACTTTCCCGGGGTCAACGTCGCTACCTTCAGCGAGGGGGCGAAGTCGGCCATCCTCGACGACATCGACAACGACCTGCGCATCGCCCGTGCGGTGCTGCACGATCTGCCAGCATCCAGCAGACGGGCGGTCGCCCTCGCTCAGGGGTTGTTCGATGAACTCACCACGAGGTTGCGGTCGACACCGGCCTCGGTGCTGGCCGAGACGCGCATCAGGGTGCCCAACCCCGTGAAGCTGCGCATTGCGGCCTCGGCCGCCGCAGGTCGGCTGCCAAGACAGCCCCCGCAGCACCTGGCACCCGGCCACCCGAACCATCCCCCGACCAAGGAGCCCGTGTGA
- the idi gene encoding isopentenyl-diphosphate Delta-isomerase, with translation MTLVREQVVLLSEDGEPIGVADKALVHTANTPLHLAFSCHVFNEAGRILVTRRALAKRTWPGVWTNSFCGHPAPGEAIASAVSRRAAAELGVRLATVELALPDFRYRAVDASGVVENEICPVYIATVTDALLPNPDEVAETQWVELDALLTAIETTPWAFSPWLTLQLPQLVALTALSA, from the coding sequence ATGACGCTGGTACGAGAACAAGTGGTGCTTCTTTCCGAAGACGGCGAGCCCATCGGGGTGGCCGACAAGGCGCTGGTGCACACGGCAAATACCCCGTTGCACCTGGCCTTTTCGTGTCACGTGTTCAACGAGGCGGGGCGCATTCTGGTGACGCGACGAGCGCTGGCGAAGCGCACGTGGCCGGGCGTCTGGACCAATTCTTTCTGCGGGCATCCGGCACCCGGCGAAGCCATCGCCTCGGCGGTGAGTCGCCGCGCTGCCGCCGAACTCGGGGTCAGGTTGGCCACGGTCGAGCTCGCGCTGCCCGACTTTCGCTATCGCGCCGTCGACGCATCCGGGGTCGTCGAGAACGAGATCTGCCCCGTGTACATCGCCACGGTGACGGATGCCTTGCTGCCCAACCCCGACGAAGTGGCCGAGACGCAGTGGGTCGAGCTCGACGCATTGCTCACCGCCATCGAGACCACGCCGTGGGCGTTCAGCCCGTGGCTCACACTGCAGCTGCCGCAGCTGGTCGCGCTTACGGCGCTGTCAGCGTAA
- a CDS encoding phosphatase PAP2 family protein, which produces MRLSPSKRVVAPIAAAAALALFVGIPSAANAAAPYPSDPTSPNSTVPNLITLLGGYNALWQSSGTNDLHGTVKDADVLAQNDKLAVWINTNATADEQFKALQDAEYENATNTAYDQSITISTALGSVLGPLYVSGRQSDALPLTSALINSSNGTSGAYVGTSAAKANFSYPRPYLPTDPATPAVAGDAASCAPDLENASSLTSNRVGQPYASATGNLSIVRVAPTTDTTGEFSSNDVALDAGYGTAGICTGGSFPSGHTTTAYQAGITLATLLPELAPEILTRASEAGNSRIVLGVHYPIDIMGGRIDGEAALAARWSDEQYRTEVLEPARAELVSYLEQKCGNTLAACISSESAYSSNPYGGKAIPGGTAQIVTDRVSAVSVYTERETYGLPQSGATGLAASVPAGASNLLLTTFPTLTDAQRTSVLAQTEIASGYPLDQSQTADGSWQRLNLAAATSATVSLAADGAVTVTSTGGQAAVVAAPTPTPTPTPSASGSASASPSASAAPVAAGSGSGSGSGSSGSLANTGVDAVPAVALSAGALALGGLAFAFATMARRRRAAKR; this is translated from the coding sequence ATGCGTCTTTCACCCTCTAAACGAGTTGTTGCGCCGATCGCTGCGGCCGCAGCCCTGGCCCTGTTCGTCGGCATTCCTTCCGCGGCCAACGCCGCGGCCCCTTACCCGAGCGACCCCACCTCGCCGAACAGCACCGTTCCGAACCTCATTACTCTGCTCGGCGGCTACAACGCTTTGTGGCAGTCGAGCGGAACGAACGATCTGCACGGCACCGTCAAAGACGCCGACGTCTTAGCGCAGAACGACAAGCTCGCCGTGTGGATCAACACCAACGCAACCGCCGACGAGCAGTTCAAGGCCCTGCAAGACGCGGAGTACGAGAACGCCACGAACACCGCCTACGACCAGTCGATCACCATCTCGACGGCCCTCGGCTCGGTGCTCGGCCCGCTGTACGTCAGCGGCCGACAGAGCGACGCGCTTCCGCTCACCAGCGCCCTCATCAACAGCTCGAACGGAACCAGCGGCGCCTACGTCGGCACCAGCGCTGCGAAGGCGAACTTCAGCTACCCGCGGCCGTATCTCCCGACCGACCCGGCCACGCCCGCAGTAGCCGGCGACGCCGCCAGCTGTGCACCAGACCTCGAGAACGCCTCGTCGCTCACCAGCAATCGTGTCGGCCAGCCGTACGCGAGCGCCACGGGCAACCTCTCGATCGTGCGCGTGGCGCCGACCACAGACACCACGGGCGAGTTCTCGTCTAACGACGTCGCTCTCGACGCGGGATACGGCACAGCGGGCATCTGCACGGGCGGGTCGTTTCCGAGCGGACACACCACCACGGCCTACCAGGCGGGAATCACGCTCGCCACGCTGCTGCCTGAGCTCGCTCCGGAGATCTTGACCCGGGCATCCGAAGCCGGAAACAGCCGCATCGTGCTCGGCGTGCACTACCCGATCGACATCATGGGTGGTCGCATCGACGGCGAGGCCGCGCTTGCAGCGCGCTGGTCTGACGAGCAGTACCGCACCGAGGTGCTGGAGCCGGCCCGCGCCGAGCTCGTGAGCTACCTCGAGCAGAAGTGCGGCAATACGCTCGCCGCGTGCATCTCGAGCGAGTCGGCGTATTCGTCGAACCCGTACGGCGGTAAGGCGATTCCGGGTGGCACGGCGCAGATCGTCACCGACCGGGTATCCGCTGTGTCGGTGTATACCGAGCGTGAGACCTACGGGCTGCCGCAAAGCGGTGCGACCGGCCTGGCCGCGTCGGTGCCGGCCGGCGCGTCGAATCTGTTGCTCACGACCTTTCCGACGCTGACGGATGCCCAGCGAACCTCGGTGCTCGCGCAGACCGAGATCGCGTCGGGGTATCCGCTCGACCAGTCGCAAACGGCCGACGGATCGTGGCAGCGACTCAACCTCGCGGCTGCCACCAGCGCGACGGTGTCTCTCGCGGCCGACGGGGCCGTGACGGTGACGTCGACCGGGGGTCAGGCGGCGGTTGTGGCGGCGCCCACGCCCACGCCGACGCCCACGCCTTCTGCCTCGGGCTCGGCCTCTGCGTCACCGTCGGCCAGCGCGGCTCCGGTTGCGGCCGGATCGGGATCGGGATCGGGCTCGGGCTCTTCTGGGTCGCTGGCGAACACCGGTGTCGACGCGGTGCCCGCGGTGGCGCTGAGCGCCGGTGCCCTGGCCCTCGGCGGTCTGGCGTTCGCGTTCGCCACGATGGCCCGTCGCCGCCGCGCCGCGAAGCGCTAG
- a CDS encoding LysR family transcriptional regulator, protein MLDPHRLELLRELSIRGTMAAVAESLKYSPSAVSQQLTLLEKEAGTTLFRKVGRRVQLTPQADILVRAAGELADVLERAETELQASHTTIRGRVRVAVFQSAALALMPEALLRMAEQHPEVRVEMVQKEPEEALHETWARDFDLVIAEQYPAHSVAWLPGLHRRDLTSDEIMLAVPPARPASGRVSVPVAVRVPGPAASRVPGPAASRVGAAARPLAVGLTPELTAREPAPFAESPGHGVVAAPGRTATAITAPATDADFEPALTSIQHARGRAWVMEPAGTASRHFAEQLCRSAGFEPDVRYETADLQTHIRLVESGNAVALLPNLLWAGREVSCTLLALAGHPHRTIFTAQREAGLQSPAVEAVRSALEQSAARF, encoded by the coding sequence ATGCTCGACCCGCACCGCCTCGAACTGCTGCGCGAGCTGTCGATCCGCGGCACCATGGCCGCGGTCGCCGAATCGCTGAAGTACAGTCCGTCGGCGGTTTCGCAGCAGCTCACCTTGCTTGAGAAAGAGGCGGGCACGACGCTGTTCCGAAAGGTCGGCCGCCGGGTACAGCTCACGCCGCAGGCCGACATTCTCGTGCGGGCCGCGGGCGAGCTCGCCGACGTGCTCGAGCGAGCTGAAACCGAATTGCAGGCGTCGCACACGACCATCCGGGGTCGCGTGCGGGTCGCGGTCTTCCAATCGGCGGCCCTCGCGCTGATGCCCGAGGCACTGTTGCGCATGGCCGAACAGCACCCCGAGGTCAGGGTCGAGATGGTGCAGAAGGAGCCCGAAGAAGCCCTGCATGAAACCTGGGCCCGCGACTTCGACCTGGTCATCGCCGAGCAGTATCCCGCGCACTCGGTCGCCTGGTTGCCCGGACTGCACCGCCGTGACCTCACCTCAGACGAGATCATGCTGGCGGTGCCGCCGGCCCGGCCTGCGTCTGGGCGCGTATCCGTACCTGTGGCTGTGCGTGTGCCTGGGCCTGCGGCTTCGCGTGTGCCTGGGCCTGCGGCTTCGCGTGTGGGTGCGGCCGCGCGTCCACTTGCGGTTGGGCTGACGCCTGAGCTCACGGCTCGCGAACCGGCCCCCTTTGCCGAGTCACCCGGCCACGGGGTCGTGGCGGCGCCGGGCCGCACGGCCACTGCCATCACTGCCCCTGCGACTGACGCCGACTTCGAACCTGCGCTCACCTCGATTCAGCATGCCCGGGGCCGAGCCTGGGTCATGGAACCCGCCGGAACAGCCTCTCGCCACTTCGCCGAACAGCTCTGCCGCTCGGCCGGCTTCGAGCCCGATGTGCGTTACGAGACCGCAGATCTGCAGACGCACATCCGCCTCGTCGAGTCGGGCAACGCCGTTGCCTTGCTGCCGAATCTGCTCTGGGCGGGGCGTGAAGTGAGTTGCACGCTGCTGGCGCTCGCCGGGCATCCGCACCGCACCATCTTCACCGCCCAGCGCGAAGCCGGGCTGCAGTCGCCGGCCGTCGAGGCCGTGCGCTCCGCCCTCGAGCAGTCTGCCGCGCGGTTCTGA